The Takifugu flavidus isolate HTHZ2018 chromosome 17, ASM371156v2, whole genome shotgun sequence genome contains a region encoding:
- the slc4a2b gene encoding anion exchange protein 2b isoform X2, with product MSSPNATKPTLASGIHSPDAPAVSSLQGTARRDEEDDGDLNKALGVQRFQQILSPAAAVPDEQLHNYHEEDIEYHRHSSHHIHRPLSKLPSEGRGKKGRKKRRKDKHHKSSHAAPSSPVEEGEEEEEEEEEEEVTDAPSSPSESDRPRDVEFFLSDDDRVVKRGRGSAHSACEQDIASQSGEGDASSTDKSTSPEASSSAPQLVPAEHPPLTRVSSRSYDLQERRRTGNMTGAEQAKYQRIPTDETEAQTLASADLDGIKSHRFEDVPGVRRHLVRKSTKGQIVHIGKDHKEPTTRARKQDRTPHEVFVELNELTMDKNQELQWKETARWIKFEEDVEEETDRWGKPHVASLSFRSLLELRKTISHGAVLLDLDQKTLPGIAHQVVEQMIISDQIKAEDRANVLRALLLKHSHPSDEKEHSSHFPRNISAASLGSLVTHHHNANHAHQPEPSVTDPLMGGGHAVGETDIHVDMEKNDVQQKEPAVVSGMHRSKSKHELKLLEKIPENAEATVVLVGCVDFLEQPTMAFVRLQEAVELESVLEVPVPVRFLFVLLGPPNSSMDYHQIGRSISTLMSDKRFHEAAYLADDRHDLLNAINSFLDCSIVLPPSEVGGDELLRSVARFQREMLRKREELEVKLLAKEPKSLKDKEALLTPLKKSDDPLERTRRPFGGLVRDVRRRYPKYLSDFKDALNSQCMAAVIFIYFAALSPAITFGGLLGEKTDGLIGVSELIVSTAVQGVIFCLLGAQPLLIVGFSGPLLVFEEAFYSFCKANNMEYLTGRVWIGFWLIIIVTLTVAFEGSFLVRFVSRFTQEIFSFLISLIFICETFIKLGRIFKEHPLKRCSVDNGTDGNVTVENVTSLLNNGTQPAAVTTLGEPNTALLSLVLMAGTFFIAFYLRKFKNSAFFPGRLRRVIGDFGVPIAILIMVLVAYNLSDTFIQKLSVPRGFSVTTPAKRGWLINPLGSDGNFPIWMMFACCLPALLVFILIFMETQITTLIVSKKERMLVKGSGFHLDLLLIVVLGGTSAVFGLPWMAAATVRSVTHVNALTVMSKAVAPGDKPRIQEVKEQRVTGLLVSILVGLSIVIGDLLRQIPLAVLFGIFLYMGVMSLNGIQLTERMMLLLMPPKYHPDHSYVRKVRTLRMHMFTCIQVVCLAVLWAVMSTQASLAFPFVLILTVPVKMFLLPRIFTAREMACLDADDAEPKFDERECQDEYSEMRMPV from the exons ATGAGCAGCCCCAACGCTACTAAACCCACATTGGCATCGGGAATTCACAGT CCAGATGCGCCCGCCGTCTCATCGCTACAGGGGACCGCGCGCCGTGACGAGGAAGACGATGGCGACCTGAACAAGGCTTTGGGTGTCCAGCGCTTCCAGCAGATCCTCAGCCCTGCTGCCGCAGTACCTGATGAGCAGCTGCACAACTACCATGAGGAGGACATCGAGT ACCACCGTCACTCCTCCCACCACATCCACCGCCCCCTGTCCAAGCTGCCCTCTGAGGGCCGCGGGAAGAAGGGCAGGAAGAAGCGGAGGAAGGACAAACATCACAAAAGCAGCCATGCTGCTCCCAGCAGCCccgtggaggagggagaggaggaagaggaggaagaagaggaggaggaggtgactgACGCACCGTCTTCCCCCTCTGAGTCAGACAGACCCAGAGATGTGGAG TTCTTTCTCTCCGATGACGACCGCGTGGTCAAACGTGGCAGAGGGAGTGCCCACTCGGCCTGCGAGCAGGATATTGCATCCCAGTCCGGGGAGGGAGACGCGTCCTCCACAGA CAAATCGACCTCACCGGAGGCCTCCAGCTCCGCCCCTCAGCTGGTGCCAGCCGAACATCCGCCGCTCACCCGGGTCTCGTCCCGCAGCTACGACCTGCAAGAGCGGAGGCGCACAGGCAACATGACGGGCGCCGAGCAGGCCAAGTACCAGCGGATCCCCACGGACGAGACCGAGGCTCAAACGCTGGCGTCCGCCGACCTGGACGGCATCAAGA GCCACCGTTTTGAAGATGTTCCTGGCGTGCGCAGACACCTGGTCAGAAAGAGCACCAAGGGACAAATTGTACACATCGGCAAGGACCACAAAGAACCCACCACCCGCGCCCGGAAGCAGGACCGGACCCCACATGAG GTGTTTGTGGAGCTGAATGAGCTGACGATGGACAAGAACCAAGAGCTGCAGTGGAAGGAGACGGCCCGATGGATCAAGTTTGAGgaagatgttgaggaggagaCCGACCGTTGGGGGAAACCTCACGTGGCCTCACTGTCCTTCCGCAGTTTGTTGGAGCTGCGCAAAACCATCTCACATG GTGCGGTACTGTTGGACCTGGACCAGAAGACCCTGCCTGGCATCGCCCACCAGGTGGTGGAGCAGATGATCATCTCTGACCAGATCAAAGCCGAGGATCGGGCCAACGTCCTAAGAGCCCTGCTGCTGaaacacag TCACCCGAGCGATGAAAAGGAGCACAGTAGTCATTTTCCCAGGAACATCTCAGCGGCCAGCCTGGGCAGCCTGGTAACCCACCACCACAACGCCAACCACGCCCACCAGCCGGAGCCATCGGTGACCGACCCGCTCATGGGCGGCGGCCACGCCGTGGGGGAGACGGACATACACGTCGACATGGAAAAGAACGACGTGCAG cagaaggagccgGCGGTGGTCTCTGGGATGCATCGATCCAAATCCAAAcatgagctgaagctgctggagaagattCCTGAAAACGCTGAAGCTACTGTGGTCCTCGTGG gctgCGTGGACTTCCTGGAGCAGCCCACCATGGCGTTTGTGCGGCTGCAGGAGGCGGTGGAGCTGGAGTCCGTTCTGGAAGTTCCCGTGCCAGTCCGATTCCTCTTTGTCCTGCTGGGTCCTCCCAACTCCAGCATGGACTACCACCAGATCGGACGCTCCATCTCCACACTCATGTCCGACAAG CGATTCCATGAGGCGGCCTACCTGGCCGACGACAGGCACGACCTTCTGAATGCCATCAACAGCTTCCTGGACTGCAGCATCGTGCTGCCGCCCTCAGAGGTGGGGGGCGACGAGCTGCTGCGCTCCGTGGCGCGCTTTCAGAGGGAAATGCTGCGCaagagggaggagctggaggtcaaacTCTTGGCCAAGGAGCCCAAAAGCCTGAAAGATAAAG AAGCCCTCCTCACACCCTTGAAGAAGTCGGACGATCCTTTGGAGCGCACCAGACGCCCGTTCGGCGGACTCGTTCGTGATGTGCGGCGGCGTTACCCGAAGTACCTGAGCGACTTCAAGGACGCCCTGAACAGCCAGTGCATGGCTGCCGTCATCTTCATCTACTTTGCCGCTCTTTCGCCGGCCATAACGTTCGGGGGGCTGCTAG GCGAGAAGACGGACGGGCTAATTGGTGTTTCCGAGCTGATCGTGTCAACAGCGGTGCAGGGGGTCATCTTCTGCTTGCTCGGTGCACAGCCGTTACTTATTGTGGGCTTCTCAGGACCCCTGCTGGTTTTTGAAGAAGCCTTTTACAGT TTCTGCAAAGCAAACAATATGGAGTACCTGACGGGCCGAGTCTGGATCGGGTTCTGGCTCATCATCATCGTGACCCTGACGGTGGCCTTCGAGGGGAGCTTCCTGGTCCGCTTCGTTTCCCGCTTCACCCAGGAGatcttctccttcctcatctccctcatcttcatctgcgAAACCTTCATCAAGCTCGGCAGG atTTTCAAGGAGCATCCGTTGAAGCGCTGCTCCGTGGACAACGGCACGGACGGGAACGTCACGGTGGAGAATGTCACGTCCCTGCTGAACAACGGCACCCAGCCCGCGGCGGTGACGACCCTCGGCGAGCCCAACACCGCGCTGCTGTCGCTGGTTCTCATGGCCGGAACCTTTTTTATCGCTTTCTACCTGCGCAAGTTCAAAAACAGCGCGTTCTTTCCTGGAAGG TTGCGCAGGGTAATTGGAGATTTTGGTGTTCCGATTGCAATCCTCATCATGGTCCTGGTGGCTTACAACCTCAGCGACACCTTCATTCAG AAACTCAGTGTTCCCAGAGGCTTCTCCGTGACGACTCCTGCCAAACGCGGCTGGCTCATCAACCCTCTGGGCTCAGACGGCAACTTCCCCATCTGGATGATGTTCGCCTGCTGTTTACCGGCTCTGCtggtcttcatcctcatcttcatggAGACTCAGATCACCAC TCTGATTGTGAGTAAGAAGGAGCGGATGCTGGTGAAGGGTTCCGGTTtccatctggacctgctgctgatcGTGGTCCTGGGCGGCACCTCGGCTGTCTTCGGCCTGCCGTGGATGGCCGCTGCGACCGTCCGTTCGGTGACCCACGTCAACGCCCTCACCGTCATGAGCAAGGCCGTCGCCCCCGGAGACAAGCCTCGCATCCAGGAGGTGAAAGAGCAGCGGGTCACCGGGCTGCTGGTGTCCATCTTGGTTG GTTTGTCTATCGTCATTGGCGACCTGCTGCGTCAGATCCCCCTGGCAGTGTTGTTCGGCATCTTCCTGTACATGGGTGTGATGTCCCTCAACGGCATCCAGCTAACGGAGCGGATGATGCTACTGCTGATGCCTCCAAAGTATCACCCAGATCACTCCTACGTACGCAAG gtgCGCACGCTGCGGATGCACATGTTCACCTGCATCCAGGTGGTGTGTCTGGCCGTCCTGTGGGCCGTCATGTCCACTCAGGCGTCTCTAGCTTTTCCATTCGTCCTCATTCTCACCGTTCCTGTAAAAATGTTCCTGCTGCCCCGCATCTTCACAGCCAGAGAGATGGCATGC CTCGATGCAGACGACGCGGAGCCAAAGTTTGATGAGCGCGAGTGTCAAGACGAGTACTCGGAGATGCGCATGCCTGTGTAA